In one Gossypium hirsutum isolate 1008001.06 chromosome D09, Gossypium_hirsutum_v2.1, whole genome shotgun sequence genomic region, the following are encoded:
- the LOC107890459 gene encoding RNA-binding KH domain-containing protein RCF3 isoform X1 yields MAGQRNSYGKRSHSHSGYSENGSNKRRNAGDDREQFVIDSDDTVYRYLCPARKIGSIIGRGGEIVKQLRAETKSKIRIGETVPGSDERVVTIYSSRDERNALEDGDTFVSPAQDALFRVHDKVVAEDLHSDDESEGHQITARLLVSSDQIGCVIGKGGQIVQNIRSETGAQIRILKDNLPSCALSTDELVQISGEAAVVKKALHQIASRLHENPSRSQHLLASAVSNAYPAAGAMLGPAAGAQIVGITSLVGPYGRYKGDTGEWPRSMYSAPRDEMSSKEFSLRLVCPTANIGGVIGKGGAIINQIRQESGAAIKVDSSTTDGDDCLITISAKEFFEDTYSPAIEAAARLQPRCSEKVERDSGIVSFTTRLLVPTSHIGCLIGKGGAIVTEMRRITKANIRILSKENLPKIASEDDEMVQIAGDLDVAKDALVQITTRLRANLFDREGAVNALVPVLPYLHVPTEGTDSLSYESREGKRHGRVHSFSGGYGSSDLAASDDYGSYGGLQIGSTTGAYGAYSSGRGGPSGLSSHTSVSRR; encoded by the exons ATGGCGGGTCAGAGGAATAGCTATGGGAAGCGGTCTCATTCTCACTCTGGCTATTCTGAGAATGGATCAAATAAGAGGAGAAATGCAGGTGATGACAGGGAACAATTTGTTATTGATTCAGACGATACCGTATATAGGTATTTGTGCCCTGCAAGAAAGATAGGAAGCATTATTGGAAGGGGAGGGGAGATTGTTAAGCAATTAAGAGCAGAAACTAAATCAAAGATTAGAATTGGTGAAACAGTTCCTGGTTCTGATGAGCGCGTGGTTACTATCTATAGCTCTAGAGATGAGAGAAATGCCCTTGAAGATGGGGATACTTTTGTTTCTCCTGCTCAAGATGCTTTATTCAGGGTGCATGACAAAGTTGTTGCAGAAGACTTGCACAGTGATGACGAATCTGAAGGCCACCAAATTACTGCTCGGCTTCTTGTATCTTCTGATCAGATTGGATGTGTTATAGGAAAGGGTGGACAGATCGTTCAGAACATACGTAGTGAAACTGGTGCTCAGATTCGCATTCTTAAGGACAATTTACCTTCTTGTGCCTTGTCCACAGATGAACTTGTACAG ATATCTGGGGAAGCTGCAGTTGTGAAGAAGGCTCTGCATCAAATTGCATCTCGCCTTCATGAGAACCCTTCACGATCTCAGCACTTGCTCGCTTCTGCTGTGTCAAATGCATATCCTGCTGCTGGTGCAATGCTTGGTCCAGCTGCTGGTGCCCAGATTGTAGGGATAACTTCATTGGTTGGACCTTATGGACGATACAAAGGTGACACTGGAGAATGGCCACGCTCTATGTACTCGGCTCCAAGGGATGAGATGTCATCAAAAGAATTTTCTCTTCGTTTGGTTTGTCCAACTGCTAATATTGGAGGAGTGATTGGCAAAGGTGGTGCTATAATCAACCAGATCAGGCAGGAATCAGGTGCAGCCATCAAAGTAGATAGCTCAACTACAGATGGAGATGATTGCTTAATAACTATATCAGCTAAGGAG TTCTTTGAGGATACGTATTCACCTGCTATCGAAGCTGCTGCACGGTTGCAACCTAGATGCAGTGAGAAGGTTGAAAGAGACTCTGGAATTGTATCATTCACAACCCGCTTACTTGTGCCAACCTCACATATTGGTTGCCTTATTGGTAAAGGAGGAGCTATTGTAACGGAGATGAGAAGGATCACGAAAGCTAATATCCGTATCCTGTCAAAGGAGAATCTTCCAAAAATTGCATCTGAAGATGATGAGATGGTTCAG attgctggagaccttgatgtTGCAAAGGATGCCCTTGTACAAATAACAACACGGTTAAGAGCAAATCTTTTTGATAGGGAAGGTGCTGTTAATGCGTTAGTGCCAGTTTTACCGTATCTTCATGTGCCAACTGAAGGAACAGACAGTTTGAGTTATGAAAGTAGAGAGGGCAAGAGGCATGGACGTGTGCACTCCTTTTCTGGTGGTTATGGCTCTAGTGATTTAGCTGCTAGTGATGACTATGGAAGTTATGGTGGTCTCCAG ATTGGTAGTACCACCGGTGCTTATGGAGCTTATTCTTCAGGACGTGGTGGTCCTTCTGG GTTATCAAGCCATACCTCTGTTTCCCGGCGCTAA
- the LOC107890459 gene encoding RNA-binding KH domain-containing protein RCF3 isoform X2, which translates to MAGQRNSYGKRSHSHSGYSENGSNKRRNAGDDREQFVIDSDDTVYRYLCPARKIGSIIGRGGEIVKQLRAETKSKIRIGETVPGSDERVVTIYSSRDERNALEDGDTFVSPAQDALFRVHDKVVAEDLHSDDESEGHQITARLLVSSDQIGCVIGKGGQIVQNIRSETGAQIRILKDNLPSCALSTDELVQISGEAAVVKKALHQIASRLHENPSRSQHLLASAVSNAYPAAGAMLGPAAGAQIVGITSLVGPYGRYKGDTGEWPRSMYSAPRDEMSSKEFSLRLVCPTANIGGVIGKGGAIINQIRQESGAAIKVDSSTTDGDDCLITISAKEFFEDTYSPAIEAAARLQPRCSEKVERDSGIVSFTTRLLVPTSHIGCLIGKGGAIVTEMRRITKANIRILSKENLPKIASEDDEMVQIAGDLDVAKDALVQITTRLRANLFDREGAVNALVPVLPYLHVPTEGTDSLSYESREGKRHGRVHSFSGGYGSSDLAASDDYGSYGGLQIGSTTGAYGAYSSGRGGPSGKSAWG; encoded by the exons ATGGCGGGTCAGAGGAATAGCTATGGGAAGCGGTCTCATTCTCACTCTGGCTATTCTGAGAATGGATCAAATAAGAGGAGAAATGCAGGTGATGACAGGGAACAATTTGTTATTGATTCAGACGATACCGTATATAGGTATTTGTGCCCTGCAAGAAAGATAGGAAGCATTATTGGAAGGGGAGGGGAGATTGTTAAGCAATTAAGAGCAGAAACTAAATCAAAGATTAGAATTGGTGAAACAGTTCCTGGTTCTGATGAGCGCGTGGTTACTATCTATAGCTCTAGAGATGAGAGAAATGCCCTTGAAGATGGGGATACTTTTGTTTCTCCTGCTCAAGATGCTTTATTCAGGGTGCATGACAAAGTTGTTGCAGAAGACTTGCACAGTGATGACGAATCTGAAGGCCACCAAATTACTGCTCGGCTTCTTGTATCTTCTGATCAGATTGGATGTGTTATAGGAAAGGGTGGACAGATCGTTCAGAACATACGTAGTGAAACTGGTGCTCAGATTCGCATTCTTAAGGACAATTTACCTTCTTGTGCCTTGTCCACAGATGAACTTGTACAG ATATCTGGGGAAGCTGCAGTTGTGAAGAAGGCTCTGCATCAAATTGCATCTCGCCTTCATGAGAACCCTTCACGATCTCAGCACTTGCTCGCTTCTGCTGTGTCAAATGCATATCCTGCTGCTGGTGCAATGCTTGGTCCAGCTGCTGGTGCCCAGATTGTAGGGATAACTTCATTGGTTGGACCTTATGGACGATACAAAGGTGACACTGGAGAATGGCCACGCTCTATGTACTCGGCTCCAAGGGATGAGATGTCATCAAAAGAATTTTCTCTTCGTTTGGTTTGTCCAACTGCTAATATTGGAGGAGTGATTGGCAAAGGTGGTGCTATAATCAACCAGATCAGGCAGGAATCAGGTGCAGCCATCAAAGTAGATAGCTCAACTACAGATGGAGATGATTGCTTAATAACTATATCAGCTAAGGAG TTCTTTGAGGATACGTATTCACCTGCTATCGAAGCTGCTGCACGGTTGCAACCTAGATGCAGTGAGAAGGTTGAAAGAGACTCTGGAATTGTATCATTCACAACCCGCTTACTTGTGCCAACCTCACATATTGGTTGCCTTATTGGTAAAGGAGGAGCTATTGTAACGGAGATGAGAAGGATCACGAAAGCTAATATCCGTATCCTGTCAAAGGAGAATCTTCCAAAAATTGCATCTGAAGATGATGAGATGGTTCAG attgctggagaccttgatgtTGCAAAGGATGCCCTTGTACAAATAACAACACGGTTAAGAGCAAATCTTTTTGATAGGGAAGGTGCTGTTAATGCGTTAGTGCCAGTTTTACCGTATCTTCATGTGCCAACTGAAGGAACAGACAGTTTGAGTTATGAAAGTAGAGAGGGCAAGAGGCATGGACGTGTGCACTCCTTTTCTGGTGGTTATGGCTCTAGTGATTTAGCTGCTAGTGATGACTATGGAAGTTATGGTGGTCTCCAG ATTGGTAGTACCACCGGTGCTTATGGAGCTTATTCTTCAGGACGTGGTGGTCCTTCTGG GAAAAGTGCTTGGGGCTGA